The Scomber japonicus isolate fScoJap1 chromosome 13, fScoJap1.pri, whole genome shotgun sequence genome includes a window with the following:
- the LOC128371454 gene encoding gap junction delta-2 protein-like: MGEWTILERLLEAAVQQHSTMIGRILLTVVVIFRILIVGIVGEKVYEDEQIMFICNTMQPGCNQACYDKAFPISHIRYWVFQIILVCTPSLCFITYSVHQSAKARDRSYSLLHPYMDHHGHGGHHGRHHDHHARKLHSRNINGILVHPDSSKEDHDCLEVKEIPNGPRGLPQTHKSSKVRRQEGISRFYVIQVVFRNVLEIGFLAGQYFLYGFNVPGMFECDRYPCVKEVECYVSRPTEKTVFLVFMFAVSGICVLLNLAELNHLGWRKIKTAVRGVQARRKSICEVRKKDVSHLSQAPNLGRTQSSESAYV; the protein is encoded by the coding sequence GATCCTGCTGACAGTGGTGGTGATTTTCCGTATCCTGATAGTAGGCATAGTGGGAGAGAAGGTATATGAGGATGAGCAAATCATGTTCATCTGTAACACCATGCAGCCTGGCTGCAACCAAGCCTGTTATGACAAGGCCTTCCCAATCTCGCACATCCGTTACTGGGTCTTTCAGATCATCTTGGTGTGCACACCCAGCCTGTGCTTCATCACGTATTCTGTTCATCAGTCTGCTAAAGCACGCGACCGAAGCTACTCCCTCCTGCATCCTTACATGGATCACCATGGCCATGGCGGTCATCATGGTCGCCATCATGACCATCACGCCCGCAAGCTTCACTCTCGCAACATCAATGGCATCCTGGTGCACCCTGACAGCAGTAAGGAGGACCACGACTGCCTGGAAGTCAAGGAGATCCCCAATGGACCCCGGGGACTTCCTCAAACACACAAGAGTTCTAAAGTGCGACGGCAGGAAGGAATCTCCCGTTTCTACGTCATCCAGGTTGTGTTCCGCAACGTGCTGGAGATCGGCTTCTTGGCCGGCCAGTATTTCCTATATGGGTTCAATGTGCCAGGAATGTTTGAGTGTGATCGATACCCGTGCGTGAAGGAGGTGGAGTGTTATGTGTCTCGTCCCACAGAAAAGACTGTGTTTCTGGTCTTTATGTTTGCAGTGAGTGGCATATGTGTGCTGCTCAACCTAGCTGAGCTCAACCACCTTGGCTGGAGGAAGATAAAGACGGCCGTCCGAGGGGTGCAGGCCCGAAGGAAGTCCATCTGTGAAGTGCGCAAGAAGGATGTTTCACACCTGTCCCAGGCCCCAAACCTGGGCAGAACCCAGTCTAGTGAGTCAGCCTATGTCTGA